A stretch of DNA from Chelonoidis abingdonii isolate Lonesome George chromosome 8, CheloAbing_2.0, whole genome shotgun sequence:
CTGAGGATGATACAAACTGTTCAGTGTCCTCAATAGAAGAAGATTTTCtcacagcatctgagcaccttgaAGATGAGAATGAGGCTGATGAATATAAAAATGGTAAAAGCAATGTAACTAACCATAAGTTTGTTATTGTTCATTCTGCAGCGCTCATAAATTGCACTTGACATTAATTCATGCATACATTTAATTGCTATATAGAAAAGGGATAATTGGAGAGATAAaaatcattcatatttttttaaatctttgttcaAGAGATAGAGTACATGGTATTTGTATGCTAATTGTACAGTATCTCACATTACTTTAATACAATCACCTTTTAGAAACTGATAGCTGGTTATCTAAAGGCTaatgtgtcatttttatttttacaggtcATGATAATGTACATGTCGCAGAACCTGCATCAGATATCAGAAAGCATAAAGGAAAGGGACTTGAGAACCTACACTATAGGAAGACCACGTTGCCATTTGCCACTGATGACAACTGCTTTAATAAAGAAAACTTAGCTTCTGCTAAAAACTCTGCTGATTCAGAAGAAGTGCTGAATATCGTGTCTGAAGACAGCATCTTACAAACTGTGGATAAGTCCATCCAGCAAATACAATGGAAGAATGGTTTAGCTGGAAGAGTTAGGTCATCCCCTAATACTACTAATAGCCTCCAAAGATCCCTTACAGACAAGGCTGAAAATTCCTATCCAGTATGCAGTTCAGAAGGTGTATCTTTGACCAGAATGGCTAAGGAAGAACTAGCTTCTCAGTGTGACAcaatagcaaaacaaaacaataaactAGACACAGAAGAGCGTACAAGTGAAAGGAAACCTCATCCTCCTTTGCAAAATGAACACGCAACAACAGGTCAATATGCTACAAATTTAGCAGAGTCTGTTCTGCAAGATGCATTTATTAGATTATCCCAATCTCAACCCACTTTTACCAAGGAGGCTGCTATTAGCATCTCTGTAGGAAACTCCTTCAGTTCAGCAACTTGTACAACAGAAGACATAACTTCCCAATCATGGAATGAACTTCCAAAAATTGTCATAGTTCAAAGCCCAGACAGCTGTGAAAATACATCAGAATGGCCTGGGTCTAGTTTCCCAAATCTGTGCCATTGGTCTGAATCAGAAAGTTCTGCTGAAATTTCAGATTACCTGCAGGAAGAGAATTCCAAAGGACACACCCAGAATGTACTGGAAGTAGCTTTGGCTTGTGCAGCCAAAGTTATTGGAACCATTTCAAGCCCCCACGCTGCAGAAAGACTCAAAAGAGAACAACTAGCCACAGactctaaaaacaaaacagttgatAATGAAGAGGAACAGATAAAATCTTCACAAGTACTTGATAACGGTGCAGATACAGAATATTCATTTCCATCTGCTTTGTGTGGCATGACTCAAGTAGCAAGTGCTGTAGCAGTCTGTGGTCTTGGTGAAACAAAGGAAGATAAATACCCGGCAACTTCATGTGGACTCTTATCTGCAGCTGAGACTTCTGCAGCTATTACCCTTCATTGTAGTATAGCCATAGGAAGCAGCATGGAGAAGTTGAACAAAAGCATTGCAGAGACATTGCTCAAAGAGGCATCCGTAATTTTGACAAAGCCCAATACATACAGAAATGTAGGGGACTTTATGGAATCCATAAATGGAAGAATTATTGAAACAGCAACGAGGCCCCGGATTTCTCCCTTGGATGAAGTAATTTGCGATGAACTCGCACAAAATGTATCAAATGTTATTCTGCGGCATTCTGTGGAAGAGGTTAGGAAGAAAAGACAGCTACACCCTGGTTCAGACAATAACTTGGACTTCAGTACACATGACATGTTTATGGAGACTGCCAATGAACTGCTTTTTAACGTGATATATTTCACTTGCAAGAAGATGAGAGATATTGCACAGGTTGGGGAGTGTTCACCTCTGTTCTCCGAGGACAAAGACAGATGGAGGGTAACAGAAACAGAAAGCCAGGCAACACAGACAACAGCTGCTCAACCATCACAGCAAGCCCCAGATCACACCAATGAACCATTTAGTACTTTTTACAGTGCTAATACTGGCAAAGATCTTGTAAATATGACAAATACAAAGAAAGATAATAAGGAGGAAGGGGTGCCAAATACCATGGAAAGTGCCACACTGCGTTCAGACCTGCTGTGTAGTGTCAGTGGGCATAACTCACTGGTTGCAAAAACATCCCTCAAGAAACGATATCTGAAAAGAGCCACAAGGGATTGCTACAGATCCCCATATCAAAGCAAGAAAGACCTCACGTCTTTTTCAGACAGGGAAAACACACTTACAGTCAATGAATGCAGACATGGTGTTCTAGAGCAGTTATCTTCTGATGCCATTGTGAACACAGAAAACCAGAGCAAACACAAGTGTGATGCTTTGCTAAATAAAGAAGTCCAAGTTAGTGTGCCTTTGTTAGGTAATCACATCttgcttccttctcagcctgtGCTACAGGTAAAACATTCAAGGGATACATACTGTGTAACAGATTTTGCAGAAGAATTAGCAGAAACCGTGGTCTCTATGGCAACAGAAATAGCTGCCATTTGTCTTGAAAACTCAAATGGTAAGCAACCCTGGTTCTGTGCGTGGAAAAGAGGAAATGAATATCTGGTGACCCAGAGTTTATCATGCAGAActataaaaaggaagaaggaatcaCAGCCCAATGGTTCAGTTGTTAGGAAGCACAGGCCACCGAGGCTTAGTGAGATCAAAAGGAAAACAGATGAGCATCCTGAACTAAAGGAAAGACTGATGAACAGAGTAGTGGATGAATCCATCAACCTTGAAGATACTCCAGAGTCTGTCAGCATCTTTGCAAATGAAGTGGCTGCTAAAATTATGAACCTAACTGAGCTATCCATGGTTGATAATGTCTGGCAGGTTCCAAACCATCCCAGAAACAGATTGCACTGTGAAAGATGGGGCCGGGCCAAGGGATCCAGCTGTGAGAGCATACCAGAAGAGGATTTGGATTCCAAAGGGTCTGTAAATACTTTGGGCCCAATGAACATGTTAGGTCAGCCAGGAAGCCAGACTAGTTCTGTCTCTAAGCAGTCTAGTTGTGAAAGTATTACAGATGAATTTTCAAGATTTATGGTGAACCAGATGGAAAATGAAGGGAGAGGATTTGATTTATTACTGGACTACTATGCAGGAAAAAACGCAAGCAGCATTCTAACTTCTGCCTTGCAACAGGTTGCTAGGAAAAATTGCCACCTCAACGTGAGACCAAGCTGCCCATCCAAACAGTCTAGCACAGAAAGCATCACAGAAGAGTTTTATAGGTATATGCTAAGGGAAATagaaaaggagaataaagatgATGCTTCTTCCATCAGAAGTTCCAGGGAGTGGAGTGGCAGCTTGTTACCACCTTCTCCACGATCACCATTTTGTTTTAGACAATCCTCTATGCCTGACAGCAGATCATCAGGTTCCAGGCTAACAGTGAATGCACCAGTCAAAGCAAAATCATTAGATGGCTTTGCTCACAACAGCCACCGGGATTCCTTAAGCATACAGCAGGTCAGCACTGTGTCTTCTTTGGGTCTTTGCAAGTCGGACTCATGCCTATACCAAAGATGTAGGACTGACCAGGTAACAGACATGTTGATTCATGAGACATGGGCAAGCTCCATTGAATCTCTAATGCGTAAGAACAAGATTATAGGGGACGAGGCAGAGGTTACAGATGCTGATCAATTCCCCAGTGATTCCCCACTGCACGTAGAACAATATGCAAACAGACTGGCTGCAAATATTGTTGAAAGTGGGAAAACGTTAATTGTCGTCCATCAAGATTCCTTTGACTATACAAACCGGGAAAATGTAGCAGAAGGCAGATCTCTCCCAAGTGTGAGTCAAAGTCAGTCTAAACCCACAAGGGACAGAATAAATTTAGATGGGAAAAAAGAACCACTCACAACCCATGGATCCCTCCAGGGAAGCCATATAGGCTCCTCTGCTTTCCTAAGGGAAGTGCCTTTGATTCAGATAGAAACTGATCAAAGAGAAGAGTTGAATAAAGACTTAGAGCCCTTAACTTCTAGCATCATCCCTGCTAGGGAAACAAAGGAGCAtctaaacaaagaaaaacctCCAGCGGCATATTTTGGGAAGCACATAGTTTCAAGCTCCGTGATAAATACCAGGTAAGTGGCAGAAAAAGACAAGTCAAGACACTGCTTCGTTTTTAAACTTTAACAGTATACAGTGGTTTCCAGGATGGAGGAACTTagccttttcaaatatattggagTTAAATTCCTATTACAGCTCCCTAATGAAGGAAACTAATGGAAATTctaataattgaaaaaaaaaaaaaaaaaaaagacctgtgtGTACAATGACAGTAATTATATTACTGAGGTGCGCTTCTAACACCATGGGACACGTGGAGCTGAATTCTGCCTGTGAACTGGTTTATGCCTGAAAACCAAAAGTGGGAGGGAGTAAAAGGCTTAAACTATTTCAACCTGGTTTGCACTGCCCTCTGGACCCATTGAGTTGACATTGTCCATGTCCTCCATGCTTTGAGTCACGGGCAAGGCCAGATCTAGGAACTTATGTTTTAGTGTGCACCTTATTGGTTCACCTGATGCCACTCTGCCTTCTCTCCTGCACTGATTAATCCTGCCTTGGCAAAAACCATCTTCACAGGTAACCATGTGGGCATGCACAGCTGGCTAACACCTGGGCTTAAACTAATGCTGCTTTTGTAAAAACaaagacagcagaatttggccttgaactgtctgttctgttcattcccataACTAGTTACTTGTATGCTTGGAAAGGAGAGTTAGACCTCTTAAAACTTCGTAGTCAGCTCTGTGATTACATCTGTAGAGATGGGTACCTTGACAAACCTTGGGCAGGAAACAGGCCTCATTGAGCTGCTGCTCTTCTGTCGTGAAATGAAAAGCTTGGCTTCTTTGGTTCAAAGCATGGATTTCCCTCTGTTGAAGAATGCTAAATCTGCTACTGTCTCAgtttaggaaaaataaaagtccTGCTATCTTGTAGCACAATCCAAAGGTAGAAAGCCTAATTTTAGTGTGTGTTGATCCTAATTTCCACTGGCAAAAAAGCAGCTGTATACTTGTACCAGTAACTGTCCACACAAACAAGTGATTGTGTGGCAGGAGTGGAGACAGTGTACAAATGTGGATTGCACTCACCCAGTTACCAATGCATAGTTTGCAAAAGCACAACTGAGGACCTGTTTTTTTGCAAACTTGGCCTTTAATGAAGTCTTACGATGAAGGGCCTAATTATTTTCCTGCC
This window harbors:
- the SPHKAP gene encoding A-kinase anchor protein SPHKAP isoform X4, with product MAGHSLLTVPSNFESPLMYEVSEHQVSSTDSSESSLGSSVTACKKVLCSNSLLESTDYWLQNQRTPCRIGFVEDKSENKCASVCFVNLDANKNDCSEEHLKQRLISVSPNLPKLISSMNVQPPKENEIVLLSGLTSGNLQADFEVSQCPWLADVCLVQCARGNRKNSIGCIIFEINKFLIGLELVQERQLQIETSILKPEDDTNCSVSSIEEDFLTASEHLEDENEADEYKNGHDNVHVAEPASDIRKHKGKGLENLHYRKTTLPFATDDNCFNKENLASAKNSADSEEVLNIVSEDSILQTVDKSIQQIQWKNGLAGRVRSSPNTTNSLQRSLTDKAENSYPVCSSEGVSLTRMAKEELASQCDTIAKQNNKLDTEERTSERKPHPPLQNEHATTGQYATNLAESVLQDAFIRLSQSQPTFTKEAAISISVGNSFSSATCTTEDITSQSWNELPKIVIVQSPDSCENTSEWPGSSFPNLCHWSESESSAEISDYLQEENSKGHTQNVLEVALACAAKVIGTISSPHAAERLKREQLATDSKNKTVDNEEEQIKSSQVLDNGADTEYSFPSALCGMTQVASAVAVCGLGETKEDKYPATSCGLLSAAETSAAITLHCSIAIGSSMEKLNKSIAETLLKEASVILTKPNTYRNVGDFMESINGRIIETATRPRISPLDEVICDELAQNVSNVILRHSVEEVRKKRQLHPGSDNNLDFSTHDMFMETANELLFNVIYFTCKKMRDIAQVGECSPLFSEDKDRWRVTETESQATQTTAAQPSQQAPDHTNEPFSTFYSANTGKDLVNMTNTKKDNKEEGVPNTMESATLRSDLLCSVSGHNSLVAKTSLKKRYLKRATRDCYRSPYQSKKDLTSFSDRENTLTVNECRHGVLEQLSSDAIVNTENQSKHKCDALLNKEVQVSVPLLGNHILLPSQPVLQVKHSRDTYCVTDFAEELAETVVSMATEIAAICLENSNGKQPWFCAWKRGNEYLVTQSLSCRTIKRKKESQPNGSVVRKHRPPRLSEIKRKTDEHPELKERLMNRVVDESINLEDTPESVSIFANEVAAKIMNLTELSMVDNVWQVPNHPRNRLHCERWGRAKGSSCESIPEEDLDSKGSVNTLGPMNMLGQPGSQTSSVSKQSSCESITDEFSRFMVNQMENEGRGFDLLLDYYAGKNASSILTSALQQVARKNCHLNVRPSCPSKQSSTESITEEFYRYMLREIEKENKDDASSIRSSREWSGSLLPPSPRSPFCFRQSSMPDSRSSGSRLTVNAPVKAKSLDGFAHNSHRDSLSIQQVSTVSSLGLCKSDSCLYQRCRTDQVTDMLIHETWASSIESLMRKNKIIGDEAEVTDADQFPSDSPLHVEQYANRLAANIVESGKTLIVVHQDSFDYTNRENVAEGRSLPSVSQSQSKPTRDRINLDGKKEPLTTHGSLQGSHIGSSAFLREVPLIQIETDQREELNKDLEPLTSSIIPARETKEHLNKEKPPAAYFGKHIVSSSVINTSVDTRSKPDAELMVETKTAEDFPNPLNSSDESTGSWSQLVNDEDNPDDTSSYLQLSERSMSELAEEKAFLKEQPENIEVTPFSESTSGLSVETANCQKDLLVINFDLEPECPDAELRATLQWIAASELGIRTIYFQRSQQNRIEKLLDVMRLVHQKSWKVGDIFHALVQYCKLHEESRERTPSLFDWLLELG
- the SPHKAP gene encoding A-kinase anchor protein SPHKAP isoform X3 — translated: MYEVSEHQVSSTDSSESSLGSSVTACKKVLCSNSLLESTDYWLQNQRTPCRIGFVEDKSENKCASVCFVNLDANKNDCSEEHLKQRLISVSPNLPKLISSMNVQPPKENEIVLLSGLTSGNLQADFEVSQCPWLADVCLVQCARGNRKNSIGCIIFEINKFLIGLELVQERQLQIETSILKPEDDTNCSVSSIEEDFLTASEHLEDENEADEYKNGHDNVHVAEPASDIRKHKGKGLENLHYRKTTLPFATDDNCFNKENLASAKNSADSEEVLNIVSEDSILQTVDKSIQQIQWKNGLAGRVRSSPNTTNSLQRSLTDKAENSYPVCSSEGVSLTRMAKEELASQCDTIAKQNNKLDTEERTSERKPHPPLQNEHATTGQYATNLAESVLQDAFIRLSQSQPTFTKEAAISISVGNSFSSATCTTEDITSQSWNELPKIVIVQSPDSCENTSEWPGSSFPNLCHWSESESSAEISDYLQEENSKGHTQNVLEVALACAAKVIGTISSPHAAERLKREQLATDSKNKTVDNEEEQIKSSQVLDNGADTEYSFPSALCGMTQVASAVAVCGLGETKEDKYPATSCGLLSAAETSAAITLHCSIAIGSSMEKLNKSIAETLLKEASVILTKPNTYRNVGDFMESINGRIIETATRPRISPLDEVICDELAQNVSNVILRHSVEEVRKKRQLHPGSDNNLDFSTHDMFMETANELLFNVIYFTCKKMRDIAQVGECSPLFSEDKDRWRVTETESQATQTTAAQPSQQAPDHTNEPFSTFYSANTGKDLVNMTNTKKDNKEEGVPNTMESATLRSDLLCSVSGHNSLVAKTSLKKRYLKRATRDCYRSPYQSKKDLTSFSDRENTLTVNECRHGVLEQLSSDAIVNTENQSKHKCDALLNKEVQVSVPLLGNHILLPSQPVLQVKHSRDTYCVTDFAEELAETVVSMATEIAAICLENSNGKQPWFCAWKRGNEYLVTQSLSCRTIKRKKESQPNGSVVRKHRPPRLSEIKRKTDEHPELKERLMNRVVDESINLEDTPESVSIFANEVAAKIMNLTELSMVDNVWQVPNHPRNRLHCERWGRAKGSSCESIPEEDLDSKGSVNTLGPMNMLGQPGSQTSSVSKQSSCESITDEFSRFMVNQMENEGRGFDLLLDYYAGKNASSILTSALQQVARKNCHLNVRPSCPSKQSSTESITEEFYRYMLREIEKENKDDASSIRSSREWSGSLLPPSPRSPFCFRQSSMPDSRSSGSRLTVNAPVKAKSLDGFAHNSHRDSLSIQQVSTVSSLGLCKSDSCLYQRCRTDQVTDMLIHETWASSIESLMRKNKIIGDEAEVTDADQFPSDSPLHVEQYANRLAANIVESGKTLIVVHQDSFDYTNRENVAEGRSLPSVSQSQSKPTRDRINLDGKKEPLTTHGSLQGSHIGSSAFLREVPLIQIETDQREELNKDLEPLTSSIIPARETKEHLNKEKPPAAYFGKHIVSSSVINTSVDTRSKPDAELMVETKTAEDFPNPLNSSDESTGSWSQLVNDEDNPDDTSSYLQLSERSMSNGNSSTTSSLGIMDLEIYQENMPSSPMINELAEEKAFLKEQPENIEVTPFSESTSGLSVETANCQKDLLVINFDLEPECPDAELRATLQWIAASELGIRTIYFQRSQQNRIEKLLDVMRLVHQKSWKVGDIFHALVQYCKLHEESRERTPSLFDWLLELG
- the SPHKAP gene encoding A-kinase anchor protein SPHKAP isoform X2, with translation MAGHSLLTVPSNFESPLMYEVSEHQVSSTDSSESSLGSSVTACKKVLCSNSLLESTDYWLQNQRTPCRIGFVEDKSENKCASVCFVNLDANKNDCSEEHLKQRLISVSPNLPKLISSMNVQPPKENEIVLLSGLTSGNLQADFEVSQCPWLADVCLVQCARGNRKNSIGCIIFEINKFLIGLELVQERQLQIETSILKPEDDTNCSVSSIEEDFLTASEHLEDENEADEYKNGHDNVHVAEPASDIRKHKGKGLENLHYRKTTLPFATDDNCFNKENLASAKNSADSEEVLNIVSEDSILQTVDKSIQQIQWKNGLAGRVRSSPNTTNSLQRSLTDKAENSYPVCSSEGVSLTRMAKEELASQCDTIAKQNNKLDTEERTSERKPHPPLQNEHATTGQYATNLAESVLQDAFIRLSQSQPTFTKEAAISISVGNSFSSATCTTEDITSQSWNELPKIVIVQSPDSCENTSEWPGSSFPNLCHWSESESSAEISDYLQEENSKGHTQNVLEVALACAAKVIGTISSPHAAERLKREQLATDSKNKTVDNEEEQIKSSQVLDNGADTEYSFPSALCGMTQVASAVAVCGLGETKEDKYPATSCGLLSAAETSAAITLHCSIAIGSSMEKLNKSIAETLLKEASVILTKPNTYRNVGDFMESINGRIIETATRPRISPLDEVICDELAQNVSNVILRHSVEEVRKKRQLHPGSDNNLDFSTHDMFMETANELLFNVIYFTCKKMRDIAQVGECSPLFSEDKDRWRVTETESQATQTTAAQPSQQAPDHTNEPFSTFYSANTGKDLVNMTNTKKDNKEEGVPNTMESATLRSDLLCSVSGHNSLVAKTSLKKRYLKRATRDCYRSPYQSKKDLTSFSDRENTLTVNECRHGVLEQLSSDAIVNTENQSKHKCDALLNKEVQVSVPLLGNHILLPSQPVLQVKHSRDTYCVTDFAEELAETVVSMATEIAAICLENSNGKQPWFCAWKRGNEYLVTQSLSCRTIKRKKESQPNGSVVRKHRPPRLSEIKRKTDEHPELKERLMNRVVDESINLEDTPESVSIFANEVAAKIMNLTELSMVDNVWQVPNHPRNRLHCERWGRAKGSSCESIPEEDLDSKGSVNTLGPMNMLGQPGSQTSSVSKQSSCESITDEFSRFMVNQMENEGRGFDLLLDYYAGKNASSILTSALQQVARKNCHLNVRPSCPSKQSSTESITEEFYRYMLREIEKENKDDASSIRSSREWSGSLLPPSPRSPFCFRQSSMPDSRSSGSRLTVNAPVKAKSLDGFAHNSHRDSLSIQQVSTVSSLGLCKSDSCLYQRCRTDQVTDMLIHETWASSIESLMRKNKIIGDEAEVTDADQFPSDSPLHVEQYANRLAANIVESGKTLIVVHQDSFDYTNRENVAEGRSLPSVSQSQSKPTRDRINLDGKKEPLTTHGSLQGSHIGSSAFLREVPLIQIETDQREELNKDLEPLTSSIIPARETKEHLNKEKPPAAYFGKHIVSSSVINTSVDTRSKPDAELMVETKTAEDFPNPLNSSDESTGSWSQLVNDEDNPDDTSSYLQLSERSMSNGNSSTTSSLGIMDLEIYQENMPSSPMINELAEEKAFLKEQPENIEESTSGLSVETANCQKDLLVINFDLEPECPDAELRATLQWIAASELGIRTIYFQRSQQNRIEKLLDVMRLVHQKSWKVGDIFHALVQYCKLHEESRERTPSLFDWLLELG
- the SPHKAP gene encoding A-kinase anchor protein SPHKAP isoform X1, whose product is MAGHSLLTVPSNFESPLMYEVSEHQVSSTDSSESSLGSSVTACKKVLCSNSLLESTDYWLQNQRTPCRIGFVEDKSENKCASVCFVNLDANKNDCSEEHLKQRLISVSPNLPKLISSMNVQPPKENEIVLLSGLTSGNLQADFEVSQCPWLADVCLVQCARGNRKNSIGCIIFEINKFLIGLELVQERQLQIETSILKPEDDTNCSVSSIEEDFLTASEHLEDENEADEYKNGHDNVHVAEPASDIRKHKGKGLENLHYRKTTLPFATDDNCFNKENLASAKNSADSEEVLNIVSEDSILQTVDKSIQQIQWKNGLAGRVRSSPNTTNSLQRSLTDKAENSYPVCSSEGVSLTRMAKEELASQCDTIAKQNNKLDTEERTSERKPHPPLQNEHATTGQYATNLAESVLQDAFIRLSQSQPTFTKEAAISISVGNSFSSATCTTEDITSQSWNELPKIVIVQSPDSCENTSEWPGSSFPNLCHWSESESSAEISDYLQEENSKGHTQNVLEVALACAAKVIGTISSPHAAERLKREQLATDSKNKTVDNEEEQIKSSQVLDNGADTEYSFPSALCGMTQVASAVAVCGLGETKEDKYPATSCGLLSAAETSAAITLHCSIAIGSSMEKLNKSIAETLLKEASVILTKPNTYRNVGDFMESINGRIIETATRPRISPLDEVICDELAQNVSNVILRHSVEEVRKKRQLHPGSDNNLDFSTHDMFMETANELLFNVIYFTCKKMRDIAQVGECSPLFSEDKDRWRVTETESQATQTTAAQPSQQAPDHTNEPFSTFYSANTGKDLVNMTNTKKDNKEEGVPNTMESATLRSDLLCSVSGHNSLVAKTSLKKRYLKRATRDCYRSPYQSKKDLTSFSDRENTLTVNECRHGVLEQLSSDAIVNTENQSKHKCDALLNKEVQVSVPLLGNHILLPSQPVLQVKHSRDTYCVTDFAEELAETVVSMATEIAAICLENSNGKQPWFCAWKRGNEYLVTQSLSCRTIKRKKESQPNGSVVRKHRPPRLSEIKRKTDEHPELKERLMNRVVDESINLEDTPESVSIFANEVAAKIMNLTELSMVDNVWQVPNHPRNRLHCERWGRAKGSSCESIPEEDLDSKGSVNTLGPMNMLGQPGSQTSSVSKQSSCESITDEFSRFMVNQMENEGRGFDLLLDYYAGKNASSILTSALQQVARKNCHLNVRPSCPSKQSSTESITEEFYRYMLREIEKENKDDASSIRSSREWSGSLLPPSPRSPFCFRQSSMPDSRSSGSRLTVNAPVKAKSLDGFAHNSHRDSLSIQQVSTVSSLGLCKSDSCLYQRCRTDQVTDMLIHETWASSIESLMRKNKIIGDEAEVTDADQFPSDSPLHVEQYANRLAANIVESGKTLIVVHQDSFDYTNRENVAEGRSLPSVSQSQSKPTRDRINLDGKKEPLTTHGSLQGSHIGSSAFLREVPLIQIETDQREELNKDLEPLTSSIIPARETKEHLNKEKPPAAYFGKHIVSSSVINTSVDTRSKPDAELMVETKTAEDFPNPLNSSDESTGSWSQLVNDEDNPDDTSSYLQLSERSMSNGNSSTTSSLGIMDLEIYQENMPSSPMINELAEEKAFLKEQPENIEVTPFSESTSGLSVETANCQKDLLVINFDLEPECPDAELRATLQWIAASELGIRTIYFQRSQQNRIEKLLDVMRLVHQKSWKVGDIFHALVQYCKLHEESRERTPSLFDWLLELG
- the SPHKAP gene encoding A-kinase anchor protein SPHKAP isoform X5 — translated: MAGHSLLTVPSNFESPLMYEVSEHQVSSTDSSESSLGSSVTACKKVLCSNSLLESTDYWLQNQRTPCRIGFVEDKSENKCASVCFVNLDANKNDCSEEHLKQRLISVSPNLPKLISSMNVQPPKENEIVLLSGLTSGNLQADFEVSQCPWLADVCLVQCARGNRKNSIGCIIFEINKFLIGLELVQERQLQIETSILKPEDDTNCSVSSIEEDFLTASEHLEDENEADEYKNGHDNVHVAEPASDIRKHKGKGLENLHYRKTTLPFATDDNCFNKENLASAKNSADSEEVLNIVSEDSILQTVDKSIQQIQWKNGLAGRVRSSPNTTNSLQRSLTDKAENSYPVCSSEGVSLTRMAKEELASQCDTIAKQNNKLDTEERTSERKPHPPLQNEHATTGQYATNLAESVLQDAFIRLSQSQPTFTKEAAISISVGNSFSSATCTTEDITSQSWNELPKIVIVQSPDSCENTSEWPGSSFPNLCHWSESESSAEISDYLQEENSKGHTQNVLEVALACAAKVIGTISSPHAAERLKREQLATDSKNKTVDNEEEQIKSSQVLDNGADTEYSFPSALCGMTQVASAVAVCGLGETKEDKYPATSCGLLSAAETSAAITLHCSIAIGSSMEKLNKSIAETLLKEASVILTKPNTYRNVGDFMESINGRIIETATRPRISPLDEVICDELAQNVSNVILRHSVEEVRKKRQLHPGSDNNLDFSTHDMFMETANELLFNVIYFTCKKMRDIAQVGECSPLFSEDKDRWRVTETESQATQTTAAQPSQQAPDHTNEPFSTFYSANTGKDLVNMTNTKKDNKEEGVPNTMESATLRSDLLCSVSGHNSLVAKTSLKKRYLKRATRDCYRSPYQSKKDLTSFSDRENTLTVNECRHGVLEQLSSDAIVNTENQSKHKCDALLNKEVQVSVPLLGNHILLPSQPVLQVKHSRDTYCVTDFAEELAETVVSMATEIAAICLENSNGKQPWFCAWKRGNEYLVTQSLSCRTIKRKKESQPNGSVVRKHRPPRLSEIKRKTDEHPELKERLMNRVVDESINLEDTPESVSIFANEVAAKIMNLTELSMVDNVWQVPNHPRNRLHCERWGRAKGSSCESIPEEDLDSKGSVNTLGPMNMLGQPGSQTSSVSKQSSCESITDEFSRFMVNQMENEGRGFDLLLDYYAGKNASSILTSALQQVARKNCHLNVRPSCPSKQSSTESITEEFYRYMLREIEKENKDDASSIRSSREWSGSLLPPSPRSPFCFRQSSMPDSRSSGSRLTVNAPVKAKSLDGFAHNSHRDSLSIQQVSTVSSLGLCKSDSCLYQRCRTDQVTDMLIHETWASSIESLMRKNKIIGDEAEVTDADQFPSDSPLHVEQYANRLAANIVESGKTLIVVHQDSFDYTNRENVAEGRSLPSVSQSQSKPTRDRINLDGKKEPLTTHGSLQGSHIGSSAFLREVPLIQIETDQREELNKDLEPLTSSIIPARETKEHLNKEKPPAAYFGKHIVSSSVINTSVDTRSKPDAELMVETKTAEDFPNPLNSSDESTGSWSQLVNDEDNPDDTSSYLQLSERSMSELAEEKAFLKEQPENIEESTSGLSVETANCQKDLLVINFDLEPECPDAELRATLQWIAASELGIRTIYFQRSQQNRIEKLLDVMRLVHQKSWKVGDIFHALVQYCKLHEESRERTPSLFDWLLELG